Proteins from a genomic interval of Antedon mediterranea chromosome 5, ecAntMedi1.1, whole genome shotgun sequence:
- the LOC140049178 gene encoding E3 ubiquitin ligase Rnf121-like encodes MAAADNVANNIIVVQDNNVPNIVKPTIDLSKLSDEEKWRIEHKRLHEKHKGHEAMHAEMVLILISVLIVAQVVLVQWKQRRYKSYQAITLAGMWIIPFFFSINAHWWRFLVIWFIFSIITGHIIFKATRKPLPGTTPRLVYKWFYILYKLSYGLGIAGYSIVMGTLLNLNLLFLVRTETAMDCGVLLLFYGLYYGVLGRDFAEIVTEFMAAHIGYYTKTGLPGRTLEANICAVCGQQIFIPDEDEEVLERAYELGCKHRFHEFCIRGWCIVGKKQICPYCKEKVDLKRLFKNPWERPHVLYGQLLDWIRYLVAWQPIIVLIVQGINYGLGLE; translated from the exons ATGGCAGCCGCCGACAACGTagcaaataatattattgttgtacAAGATAACAATGTTCCAAACATCGTTAAGCCG ACTATTGATCTTTCCAAGCTTTCTGATGAAGAAAAATGGAG aATTGAGCATAAAAGACTTCATGAAAAGCACAAAGGTCACGAGGCTATGCATGCAGAAATGGTGCTCATTCTAATATCAGTTCTCATAGTTGCACAAGTTGTATTAGTTCAATGGAAACAAAGACGCTACAAGTCATATCAA gcTATCACTTTAGCAGGAATGTGGATTATTccatttttcttttcaattaaTGCACATTGGTGGCGATTTCTTGTTATATGGTTTATATTTAGCATAATTACAGGTCATATTATATTCAAAGCTACGAGAAAACCATTGCCAGGCACCACACCTCG GCTAGTCTACAAGTGGTTCTATATTCTATACAAGCTTAGCTATGGCCTAGGAATCGCTGGCTATTCTATAGTAATGGGTACTTTACTTAATTTGAATTTACTATTTCTTGTTCGAACCGAAACTGCTATGGATTGTGGTGTGTTACTGCTATTTTATGGCCTATATTATGGTGTTCTCGGACGAGATTTCGCTGAAATAGTTACAGAATTTATGGCTGCTCATATAGGG TATTATACTAAAACTGGTTTGCCAGGCCGGACGTTAGAAGCCAACATATGTGCAGTTTGCGGCCAACAGATATTTATACCAGATGAGGATGAAGAAGTTCTTGAAAGAGCCTATGAATTAGGATGTAAACACAG ATTTCATGAGTTTTGTATAAGAGGGTGGTGCATTGTGGGTAAGAAGCAGATATGTCCCTACTGTAAGGAGAAAGTTGACTTAAAGCGATTGTTTAAAAATCC ATGGGAACGTCCTCATGTGTTGTATGGACAACTACTAGATTGGATTCGTTACCTCGTTGCTTGGCAaccaattattgttttaattgttcaaGGAATAAACTATGGTTTAGGCTTAgaataa